A window from Sinanaerobacter sp. ZZT-01 encodes these proteins:
- a CDS encoding acetyl-CoA hydrolase/transferase family protein: protein MGWQEQYKSRLCTAEEAVRHIEDGDAVVLAHCVGEPPVLVEAMVANAAQYKNVEVKHMVSLGNGGYAVPGMEEHFRADPLFVSPNTRNAIIEGRADFTPAFFHEVPLLLRQKKLRCDVVMAQVTPPDEDGYCSLGTSVDYTYQAIKSAKIVIVQVNDQFPRTYGEKVHISEFDYIVEASTPVYESKPTQIGELEKAIGANCVSLIEDGSTLQLGIGGIPDAVIQLLGDRKNLGIHSEMISDGTLALYEKGVINGKFKKFDQGKMTVTFLMGSRKLYDFAHNNPEVEVRPVDYVNHPAVIMKQNKMVCINSAIQVDLMGQVAAESIGLKQFSGVGGQVDFIRGASMAEDGKSIIAMASYTKKKDGSIISKIAPFLDHGAAVTTSRNDIDYVVTECGIAELKGKSLRERARSLINISHESAKEELQAEFEKRFHEKFYAIAKDF, encoded by the coding sequence ATGGGTTGGCAGGAACAATACAAAAGCCGATTGTGTACAGCAGAAGAAGCAGTTCGTCACATTGAGGACGGGGATGCAGTAGTATTGGCACATTGCGTGGGAGAACCTCCCGTGTTAGTGGAAGCCATGGTTGCAAATGCAGCACAATATAAAAATGTAGAAGTAAAGCATATGGTGAGTCTTGGGAATGGCGGATACGCTGTTCCCGGGATGGAAGAGCACTTTCGAGCAGATCCGTTATTTGTAAGTCCCAATACCCGAAATGCAATTATAGAGGGGCGGGCGGATTTTACTCCTGCATTCTTCCACGAAGTACCGTTACTGCTTCGACAGAAAAAACTTCGATGTGATGTTGTGATGGCACAGGTGACGCCACCAGATGAAGATGGTTATTGCAGTTTGGGTACATCTGTAGATTATACGTATCAGGCGATTAAGTCTGCAAAAATCGTTATTGTTCAGGTGAATGATCAATTTCCGAGAACGTATGGTGAAAAAGTTCATATTTCCGAATTTGATTACATCGTAGAGGCTTCTACACCGGTTTATGAATCCAAGCCAACTCAAATCGGAGAATTGGAGAAAGCCATCGGAGCGAATTGTGTTTCTCTTATTGAAGACGGTTCAACGTTACAGCTCGGAATAGGCGGTATTCCAGACGCAGTGATTCAGCTGCTCGGAGACAGGAAGAATTTAGGCATACATTCGGAAATGATCTCCGACGGCACCTTAGCTCTTTATGAAAAAGGAGTTATCAACGGTAAGTTTAAGAAGTTTGACCAAGGAAAAATGACGGTTACCTTTTTAATGGGAAGCCGTAAGCTTTATGACTTTGCACACAATAATCCGGAAGTTGAAGTAAGACCGGTGGACTATGTAAATCATCCTGCGGTAATTATGAAGCAGAATAAAATGGTTTGCATAAACTCTGCAATCCAAGTCGACCTTATGGGGCAGGTTGCAGCAGAAAGCATTGGCTTAAAACAATTTTCAGGTGTAGGCGGCCAGGTAGACTTTATCCGCGGTGCTTCCATGGCAGAGGATGGGAAATCCATCATTGCGATGGCTTCGTATACCAAGAAAAAGGATGGTTCAATTATTTCTAAAATTGCTCCGTTCTTAGACCATGGTGCTGCGGTCACAACCTCAAGAAATGACATTGATTATGTTGTAACAGAATGCGGCATTGCAGAGCTGAAAGGAAAATCTTTAAGAGAGCGTGCAAGAAGCTTAATTAATATATCGCATGAAAGTGCAAAAGAAGAATTGCAAGCAGAATTTGAAAAGAGATTTCACGAAAAATTTTATGCCATTGCAAAAGACTTTTAA
- a CDS encoding phosphoribosylanthranilate isomerase, which translates to MSKIKICGLSRTCEIDYVNEAMPDYIGFVFAKSRRSVSAIEAEQLRMQLKAPIIPIGVFTNSPIYEIESLYRKGIISIAQLHGTETEAYIKQLKKSCDIPVIKVIKVKEKESLGLLEPSIADFFLFDNYKGGSGHSFDWDSIPQCEKPFFLAGGINCSNLEQAISYHPYCVDISSGAETNGIKDQEKIMELVKRIEFTY; encoded by the coding sequence ATGAGTAAAATTAAAATCTGCGGCTTGTCCCGTACTTGTGAGATCGATTATGTCAACGAAGCCATGCCGGATTATATCGGCTTTGTGTTTGCAAAAAGCCGGCGATCTGTATCAGCAATTGAAGCAGAGCAACTCCGGATGCAATTAAAAGCTCCTATCATCCCAATAGGCGTCTTTACAAATTCACCTATTTATGAAATTGAATCGCTCTACCGCAAGGGTATCATCAGCATCGCACAACTGCATGGAACCGAAACTGAAGCATACATCAAGCAGTTAAAAAAAAGTTGTGACATCCCCGTTATAAAGGTAATAAAGGTCAAAGAAAAGGAAAGTCTCGGTTTATTAGAGCCTTCAATCGCAGATTTCTTTCTATTTGATAACTATAAGGGAGGCAGTGGTCACAGCTTTGATTGGGATTCTATTCCACAATGCGAAAAGCCATTTTTCCTTGCCGGAGGAATTAATTGTTCCAACTTAGAGCAAGCTATTTCTTATCACCCTTATTGCGTTGATATAAGTAGTGGTGCAGAAACAAATGGAATAAAAGATCAAGAAAAGATAATGGAGCTGGTAAAAAGAATAGAATTCACATATTAA
- a CDS encoding 4-hydroxyphenylacetate 3-hydroxylase family protein, with product MALMTGDQYIESLRKLNTRVYMFGEKIDNWVDHPMIRPSINCVAMTYELAQDPQYEDLMTATSSITGKKINRFAHLHQSTDDLRKKVKMQRLLGQKTASCFQRCVGMDAFNAVFSTTFEIDEKYGTHYHDNFVKYLTYVHENDLVVDGAMTDPKGDRGLPPSKQPDPDVFVHIVEKRKDGIVVRGAKAHQTGSINSHEHLIMPTIAMTEADKAYAVSFALPSDAEGLFMIYGRQSCDTRKLEENADVDLGNKKFGGQEALVVFDNVFIPNDRIFLCEEYEFAGMMVERFAGYHRQSYGGCKVGVGDVVIGAAALAADYNGANKASHIKDKLIEMTHLNETLYSCGIACSCEGCETKAGNYQIDLLLANVCKQNVTRFPYEIVRLAEDIAGGLMVTMPSEKDFKSDMVVGKEGETIGEICNKYFAGKAEVSTEDRMRVLRFLENICLGSSAVGYRTESMHGAGSPQAQRIMIARQGNIEAKKGLAKNIAGIK from the coding sequence ATGGCTTTAATGACTGGTGATCAATATATTGAGAGCTTAAGAAAGTTAAATACAAGAGTATATATGTTTGGTGAAAAAATTGATAACTGGGTAGATCATCCGATGATCCGCCCATCCATCAACTGTGTTGCGATGACTTATGAATTGGCACAAGATCCGCAGTATGAGGATCTGATGACAGCAACGTCAAGCATAACTGGAAAGAAGATCAACCGCTTTGCGCATCTTCATCAGAGCACAGATGATCTGAGAAAAAAGGTTAAGATGCAGAGACTTTTGGGACAAAAGACAGCATCTTGCTTCCAAAGATGTGTAGGAATGGACGCATTTAATGCAGTCTTCTCTACAACATTTGAAATTGATGAAAAGTATGGGACGCATTATCATGATAATTTTGTAAAATATTTAACTTATGTTCATGAGAATGATTTGGTAGTAGATGGCGCGATGACAGATCCAAAGGGTGACAGAGGGTTACCACCGAGCAAGCAGCCTGACCCAGATGTATTTGTACACATTGTTGAAAAGAGAAAAGATGGGATTGTAGTAAGAGGAGCAAAGGCTCATCAAACTGGTTCCATCAACTCTCATGAGCATTTAATTATGCCGACAATTGCAATGACAGAGGCAGATAAAGCTTATGCTGTATCGTTTGCACTGCCGTCTGATGCAGAGGGACTCTTTATGATTTATGGAAGACAGTCCTGTGATACCAGAAAATTAGAGGAAAATGCAGACGTCGATCTTGGAAACAAGAAATTTGGCGGACAGGAAGCTTTGGTTGTATTTGATAATGTATTTATTCCAAATGACCGAATTTTCCTTTGTGAAGAATATGAGTTTGCTGGTATGATGGTAGAACGGTTTGCAGGATACCACAGACAAAGCTACGGCGGATGTAAGGTGGGTGTCGGTGATGTTGTAATCGGAGCCGCTGCCCTTGCTGCAGATTACAATGGTGCAAATAAAGCATCCCATATTAAAGATAAACTGATTGAAATGACGCACTTAAATGAAACATTATATTCCTGCGGAATCGCATGTTCTTGTGAAGGATGTGAGACAAAGGCCGGAAATTACCAGATTGATCTTTTGCTTGCAAATGTATGTAAGCAGAATGTCACTCGCTTCCCTTATGAGATCGTAAGACTGGCAGAAGACATTGCAGGTGGATTGATGGTAACGATGCCTTCTGAGAAAGACTTTAAGTCAGATATGGTTGTGGGAAAAGAAGGAGAGACAATTGGAGAAATTTGTAATAAATATTTTGCAGGAAAAGCAGAGGTCTCTACCGAAGATAGAATGAGAGTGCTTCGCTTCTTAGAAAATATTTGTCTTGGTTCTTCAGCTGTCGGCTATCGTACAGAATCCATGCATGGCGCAGGTTCGCCACAGGCGCAGAGAATCATGATTGCAAGACAAGGAAACATCGAGGCTAAAAAAGGACTTGCAAAAAATATTGCTGGTATAAAATAG
- a CDS encoding 4-hydroxybutyrate dehydrogenase has product MQALRVVPKVFYFDTFKEFNDEFKIGKNDLVVTNEFIYEPFMKPLGIETNLIFQERFGVGEPSDEMIDAMTKEMKKFNFDRIIAFGGGTIVDICKILALDVPEHSIDLFEGKILPVKKKELILIPTTCGTGSEVTNVAIAELKSKHTKKGIAVEETYGDCAVLIPETVKGLPYKFFVTSSIDALIHAIESYLSPKASPFTEMYSLKAIEMIMGGYKKIIASGPEARLDDLRTFVLAANYAGIAFGNAGCAAVHALSYSIGGAFHVPHGEANYQFFTEVFKMYDRKDPNGKIVQAKEIFASVLGCDAKGEVFDALEEFLNKLIAKKPLREYGMVEAQIDEFTESTIANQQRLLANNYVPLSKEEIKEIFANLY; this is encoded by the coding sequence ATGCAGGCTTTAAGAGTAGTACCGAAAGTGTTCTATTTTGACACTTTCAAGGAATTCAATGATGAGTTTAAAATCGGGAAGAATGATTTGGTCGTAACCAATGAATTCATTTATGAGCCGTTTATGAAGCCGCTGGGCATCGAAACCAATCTGATCTTTCAAGAAAGATTCGGGGTCGGAGAGCCTTCCGATGAAATGATTGATGCAATGACAAAGGAAATGAAAAAGTTCAATTTTGACCGCATCATTGCATTCGGAGGAGGAACCATTGTAGACATTTGTAAAATTTTAGCACTCGATGTTCCCGAACACTCCATCGATTTATTTGAAGGGAAGATATTGCCGGTAAAGAAAAAGGAATTAATCTTGATACCGACGACTTGCGGAACGGGAAGCGAAGTGACAAATGTTGCAATTGCAGAATTAAAATCCAAGCATACAAAAAAAGGAATTGCAGTAGAAGAAACGTATGGAGATTGTGCGGTATTGATTCCGGAGACTGTAAAGGGTCTGCCGTATAAATTTTTCGTAACCAGCTCCATTGATGCATTGATTCATGCAATCGAATCCTATTTGTCTCCAAAAGCATCTCCTTTTACAGAAATGTACTCTTTGAAAGCAATCGAGATGATTATGGGAGGATATAAAAAGATCATTGCAAGTGGACCGGAAGCAAGATTAGATGACTTAAGAACCTTTGTATTGGCAGCGAACTATGCCGGAATTGCATTTGGTAATGCCGGATGTGCAGCAGTGCATGCACTTTCCTACAGCATAGGCGGAGCCTTCCATGTTCCTCATGGAGAAGCGAATTATCAATTCTTTACAGAGGTCTTTAAAATGTATGACCGAAAAGACCCGAATGGTAAGATTGTTCAGGCAAAAGAAATTTTTGCAAGTGTTTTAGGCTGTGATGCAAAGGGAGAAGTTTTCGATGCATTGGAAGAATTCCTAAATAAATTAATTGCAAAGAAACCATTGAGAGAGTATGGCATGGTGGAAGCACAGATTGATGAATTTACAGAAAGCACGATTGCAAATCAGCAAAGGCTTTTAGCAAATAATTATGTGCCGTTAAGCAAAGAAGAAATCAAAGAAATTTTTGCAAATTTATATTAA
- a CDS encoding aspartate aminotransferase family protein encodes MLKNALPKVVTTLPGPKASEIIARREKAVPNAIKCGYPCVIAKGEGAMFEDVDGNTFLDWIGGVGVLNIGYSKPELVDAVKAQSDKFFHAMMNITTHEGYIKLAEKLNEIVPVKGETKKTMFVNSGAEADENAVKIARGYTGRPNIIVFTGAFHGRTNMTMTMTAKKAYAVGMGPFPDGVYRVEFPYLYRAPGKMNEQEAIDYYIGKLEEAFIEASPADYVAAIVLEPIQGEGGFVPAPIEWVKAVRKICDEKGILLVADEVQTGFARSGRMFATEYWKEAGCAPDIMTCAKSIAGGAPLSAVTARTEVMDAVPAGTIGGTYCGNALACASALEVIDIMEKEDFPGKALKISDKVMKTWKEWQKKYEVIGDVRGIGCMIGIEFVKDKKTKEANPEIVSAIVAEAVKHGLLLESAGTYGNVIRFLAPLVITDEQLDAGLEIYENAIKACMK; translated from the coding sequence ATGTTAAAAAATGCATTACCTAAAGTTGTAACTACATTACCAGGACCAAAAGCATCTGAAATCATTGCAAGAAGAGAAAAAGCAGTTCCGAATGCCATCAAATGCGGCTATCCATGCGTTATTGCAAAGGGAGAAGGTGCAATGTTTGAGGATGTAGATGGAAATACATTCCTTGATTGGATTGGCGGTGTCGGCGTTTTAAATATCGGATACAGCAAGCCGGAGCTGGTTGATGCAGTAAAGGCACAGTCGGATAAGTTCTTTCATGCAATGATGAACATCACGACGCATGAAGGTTATATTAAACTTGCAGAAAAATTAAATGAGATTGTTCCTGTTAAGGGCGAAACAAAGAAAACCATGTTTGTAAACAGCGGTGCGGAGGCTGATGAAAATGCAGTGAAAATTGCAAGAGGATATACGGGAAGACCAAATATTATTGTCTTTACCGGAGCGTTCCACGGAAGAACAAATATGACCATGACAATGACTGCAAAAAAAGCATATGCAGTTGGAATGGGTCCTTTCCCAGATGGCGTTTACAGAGTAGAATTCCCTTACCTTTACAGAGCACCGGGAAAGATGAATGAACAGGAAGCAATCGATTATTATATAGGAAAATTAGAAGAAGCATTTATCGAAGCATCTCCGGCAGATTATGTTGCTGCAATTGTACTGGAGCCAATTCAGGGCGAAGGCGGATTTGTACCGGCACCGATTGAATGGGTAAAGGCAGTTCGTAAGATCTGTGATGAGAAAGGAATCCTTCTTGTTGCAGATGAAGTTCAGACTGGTTTTGCTAGATCCGGAAGAATGTTTGCTACAGAGTACTGGAAAGAAGCAGGATGTGCACCGGATATCATGACTTGTGCAAAATCCATAGCAGGAGGAGCACCGCTCAGCGCAGTAACGGCTAGAACAGAAGTTATGGACGCGGTACCGGCAGGAACAATCGGCGGAACTTATTGCGGAAATGCATTGGCTTGTGCGTCAGCTCTTGAAGTCATTGATATCATGGAGAAAGAAGATTTTCCTGGAAAAGCACTTAAGATTTCTGACAAAGTCATGAAAACATGGAAAGAGTGGCAGAAAAAATATGAAGTGATTGGTGATGTAAGAGGCATCGGTTGCATGATCGGTATTGAGTTTGTAAAAGACAAGAAAACAAAAGAAGCAAATCCTGAGATTGTAAGTGCAATTGTAGCAGAGGCAGTAAAGCATGGTCTTCTATTGGAGAGTGCAGGTACTTATGGTAACGTAATTCGTTTCTTAGCACCGCTTGTTATTACAGATGAGCAGTTAGATGCAGGATTGGAAATTTACGAGAACGCAATTAAAGCTTGCATGAAATAA
- the trpC gene encoding indole-3-glycerol phosphate synthase TrpC, which produces MILERIAEKTRKRILEQKKIQDLKTLKNLAEKMPKDDSFPFEQALRTNEISFICEVKKASPSKGILVKEFPYLTIAKEYEKVGACAISVLTEPYFFQGSNRYLEEISSSVSIPVLRKDFIVDPYQIYESKLLGASAILLICALLDTRTLKSYLETAHQLGLSALVEAHTNTEVQSAIAAGARVIGINNRDLKTFSVDLSVSLDLRKQIPDHILFVSESGIKTSEDISLLKSIGTDAVLIGETLMCSPSKQKQLSLLRGIANE; this is translated from the coding sequence ATGATTTTAGAACGGATCGCTGAAAAAACGCGAAAAAGGATACTTGAGCAAAAAAAAATTCAAGACTTAAAAACATTAAAAAACCTTGCGGAAAAAATGCCAAAAGATGATAGCTTTCCTTTTGAGCAGGCACTGCGTACAAATGAAATTTCCTTCATCTGCGAAGTAAAAAAAGCTTCCCCATCTAAGGGAATTCTTGTCAAAGAATTTCCTTATCTCACAATTGCAAAGGAATATGAAAAAGTTGGAGCTTGTGCAATCTCTGTGCTAACCGAACCTTACTTTTTTCAAGGTAGCAACCGCTACCTTGAAGAAATTTCCTCCTCCGTTTCCATCCCTGTTTTACGCAAGGATTTCATTGTAGATCCCTACCAAATCTACGAATCCAAACTTTTAGGGGCATCCGCTATTCTTCTCATCTGCGCTCTTTTGGATACCAGAACCTTAAAAAGCTATCTGGAAACGGCGCATCAACTTGGGCTTTCCGCACTCGTAGAAGCCCACACAAATACAGAAGTCCAATCCGCCATAGCAGCTGGCGCAAGGGTCATCGGTATCAATAACCGCGACCTGAAAACCTTTTCGGTAGACCTTTCCGTAAGCCTTGATTTACGAAAACAAATCCCAGATCATATACTCTTCGTCTCTGAGAGCGGTATCAAGACCTCAGAAGATATTTCTTTACTAAAAAGTATCGGTACCGATGCCGTCTTAATTGGAGAAACGCTTATGTGTAGCCCTAGTAAACAAAAACAGCTTTCTCTGCTGCGAGGTATCGCAAATGAGTAA
- a CDS encoding APC family permease encodes MSGDNQTLQKAFGTKDVLALAFGTMVGWGWIMLSGAWAASAGMLGAIGAYVVGAILCVFVGMVYAELTPAIPCTGGGVVFSYKAMGYWPAVIAGLATSFAYIGVAAWEGPAFATAIDYVVPIPKIGFLWTIQGFDVYGSWALIAIAASVIITMVNYKGAKQAAIFQSIATIGLVTVGIIFVFGGATRGDISNTKPLFTDVKGFASVLLMVPAMFVGFDVIPQSAGEMNVPLKKIPKLLILSICAAAAWYMIMIMTTCLSAPAAVREAGVIPVADSMAYAFGSPIWGKICIVGAICGILTSWNGFLYGGARVLYSLANAKMLPAFLGEIHPKYNTPSNAVLTCGILSTFSCLLGKGALVWFVNASSFGVVIMYLMVALSFCFLRKNQPDLARPYKVKYGKFVGAMAIFVAFFFAWLYTPLGPSPLIGIEWLLVIGWFILGLCLAFYAKNKYRYFTEQERLIALFGEE; translated from the coding sequence ATGAGTGGAGATAATCAGACATTACAAAAGGCATTTGGGACAAAAGATGTATTAGCACTGGCATTTGGTACGATGGTAGGCTGGGGCTGGATCATGCTCTCCGGTGCATGGGCTGCAAGTGCAGGTATGCTTGGGGCAATCGGTGCCTATGTCGTTGGCGCAATACTATGTGTTTTTGTTGGAATGGTATACGCAGAGCTTACACCAGCAATTCCTTGTACAGGAGGAGGCGTTGTTTTCTCCTATAAAGCAATGGGCTATTGGCCTGCTGTGATTGCAGGTTTGGCTACCAGTTTTGCATATATTGGTGTGGCAGCATGGGAAGGACCGGCTTTTGCTACTGCAATTGATTACGTAGTACCAATTCCCAAAATAGGCTTTCTTTGGACAATACAGGGCTTTGACGTATATGGTTCATGGGCTTTGATTGCGATTGCGGCTTCGGTTATTATTACGATGGTCAATTATAAAGGTGCAAAGCAAGCTGCTATTTTCCAATCAATTGCAACGATAGGGCTTGTTACCGTGGGCATCATCTTTGTGTTCGGAGGTGCCACAAGGGGAGATATCAGCAATACCAAACCTCTGTTTACAGACGTAAAAGGTTTTGCATCGGTACTTCTTATGGTTCCTGCTATGTTTGTAGGGTTTGATGTAATCCCGCAGTCAGCTGGTGAAATGAATGTCCCACTCAAGAAAATTCCGAAGCTTCTTATCCTTTCTATTTGCGCAGCAGCAGCTTGGTATATGATCATGATTATGACAACCTGTCTGTCTGCTCCAGCTGCAGTTCGTGAAGCCGGCGTAATACCAGTTGCAGATTCAATGGCTTACGCATTTGGCAGCCCGATCTGGGGAAAGATTTGCATTGTCGGTGCAATTTGTGGAATCTTAACGAGTTGGAACGGTTTCTTATACGGCGGAGCGAGAGTTCTTTACTCTTTGGCAAATGCTAAGATGCTTCCTGCCTTTTTAGGTGAAATCCATCCAAAGTATAATACCCCTTCGAATGCAGTTTTGACTTGTGGTATTCTTTCTACTTTCTCCTGCCTACTGGGAAAGGGAGCGTTAGTTTGGTTTGTAAACGCCAGCTCCTTTGGTGTAGTAATCATGTATTTGATGGTAGCACTATCGTTCTGTTTCCTAAGAAAGAATCAGCCAGACCTTGCTCGACCATACAAAGTTAAATACGGAAAATTTGTCGGAGCGATGGCGATATTTGTAGCATTTTTCTTCGCATGGCTCTATACACCATTAGGTCCGAGTCCGTTGATTGGCATAGAATGGTTGTTAGTAATCGGTTGGTTTATACTTGGATTGTGTCTAGCCTTTTATGCAAAAAACAAGTACCGCTATTTTACAGAACAAGAACGGTTGATTGCGTTATTCGGAGAAGAATAA
- a CDS encoding sigma-54 interaction domain-containing protein: MKIDMSYLNIPIMWYQKDRNQISGNQLFLKEFSQPEDHFLLQEFINSNLDSISSPEYTLKKFLNKETEYLLLLLPNISESQFLFFFLNTSNVQTTLSQLNYVKQIETNFYKFLGSIYDDFTIISKDGVIEKVWPNFESVYGIPQEEAIGSTIYEMEKQKVFNPCISARVMKSLQPETMLQVTKNNKYLMCTSIPIFNDDNELDKVISYTRDVEKYELLQEEHQKLQDTMTSYLVQLEQLKQEYQKNLKIVGISSRIKKVVHTAMKVAKFDATVFINGESGVGKNVLADLIHSSSKRADAPFISINCGAIPEHLLESELFGYEKGAFTGAGQTGKAGLIELADHGTLFLDEICDLPLHMQVKLLKVIQEKNVTRVGGVIEKNIDFRLIAATNKDVKKMVEQGTFREDLYYRLNVLALTVPPLRERKEDIFPLINHFTKKFNEQYEINHAFTNSAVNYMEAYCWPGNIRELENVVERAILTAEDYSITEEQLPYYIYSNEQPYDVSTKNRTLKQILEDVEKEVLLDSYERQGTTTKVAKELGISQPTVSVKLNKYLKGKNIRS; this comes from the coding sequence TTGAAGATAGATATGAGCTACCTGAACATACCCATCATGTGGTATCAAAAAGATCGGAACCAGATTTCCGGAAATCAACTATTTTTAAAAGAATTTTCACAGCCCGAAGATCATTTTTTGCTGCAAGAATTTATAAATTCCAATTTAGATTCCATTTCAAGTCCTGAATATACCTTAAAAAAATTTCTAAATAAAGAGACAGAATATCTTCTTCTTCTCTTACCAAATATCTCAGAATCCCAATTTCTTTTCTTTTTCTTAAATACGTCTAATGTGCAAACAACACTTTCTCAATTAAATTATGTAAAGCAAATAGAAACTAACTTCTACAAATTTTTAGGTAGTATTTATGATGATTTTACAATTATCAGTAAAGATGGAGTCATTGAAAAGGTCTGGCCAAATTTTGAATCTGTCTACGGCATTCCACAAGAAGAAGCTATCGGCTCCACCATTTATGAGATGGAGAAACAAAAAGTCTTTAATCCATGTATTTCAGCTCGCGTAATGAAATCCCTTCAGCCAGAAACAATGCTGCAAGTTACAAAAAATAATAAATATTTGATGTGCACTTCCATTCCGATTTTTAACGATGACAACGAACTAGATAAAGTAATCAGTTACACCAGAGACGTTGAAAAATATGAATTACTGCAAGAAGAACACCAAAAGTTACAAGATACAATGACCTCTTATCTCGTTCAACTGGAACAGTTGAAACAAGAATATCAAAAAAATTTAAAGATTGTCGGCATAAGTTCAAGAATAAAAAAGGTCGTTCATACCGCTATGAAAGTCGCTAAGTTTGATGCTACGGTCTTTATTAACGGAGAATCCGGCGTTGGAAAAAATGTGTTAGCTGACCTGATCCATTCCAGCAGTAAGCGTGCCGATGCGCCTTTCATCTCCATTAATTGCGGGGCAATCCCCGAACACCTTCTTGAATCGGAATTGTTTGGCTATGAAAAAGGAGCTTTTACCGGTGCAGGTCAAACGGGAAAAGCCGGCTTAATCGAGCTTGCCGATCATGGCACTTTGTTTTTAGATGAAATTTGTGATTTACCATTGCATATGCAAGTTAAGCTTTTGAAAGTTATTCAAGAAAAAAATGTAACAAGAGTTGGTGGTGTCATAGAGAAAAACATCGATTTTCGCCTCATTGCCGCAACCAATAAGGATGTTAAAAAAATGGTTGAGCAAGGTACATTCCGTGAAGACTTATACTATCGTCTAAATGTACTGGCACTTACTGTTCCCCCGCTTCGTGAACGAAAAGAAGACATTTTCCCTTTAATTAATCACTTTACAAAAAAATTCAATGAACAATATGAAATTAACCATGCTTTTACAAATAGTGCCGTGAACTATATGGAAGCTTACTGTTGGCCCGGTAACATCCGTGAGTTAGAAAATGTAGTAGAGCGAGCAATTCTTACTGCCGAAGACTATTCCATTACGGAAGAGCAACTGCCTTATTACATCTATTCCAACGAGCAGCCTTATGATGTATCTACAAAAAATAGAACGCTAAAACAAATTTTAGAAGATGTGGAAAAAGAAGTGTTGCTGGATTCTTATGAACGTCAAGGAACTACAACTAAGGTTGCGAAGGAATTAGGAATCAGTCAGCCGACTGTTTCCGTTAAACTAAACAAATATTTAAAAGGAAAAAATATTCGCTCATAA